The following DNA comes from Corynebacterium lizhenjunii.
AGGTGGCGGCTGCGAGGGCATCGGCAAGCTTAAAAGCCAGCGGAACCGTAGTGGAAGGGGCAACTGGGGCGCCCAAGCCGCGCACCATGGCGGACGCGGCGAGCTCATCGCCGGTACGCACCACCGCGCCCAACAACGGGATAACCAACATCGCGGCAGCACGGGCCGGGTGGGCTAGCCAACTGCGCAGTCCCGGCTGCAGGCCACGCAGCACCATCGCGTCGCGGATGGCGCGGGCTTCGGTGACGATGATGGGCACTATGCGCACAAATACCACCACGGGGATGACAACCCAGGCGGGAAGGCGCATGCGCCGCAGCGCGCTATTGAGCGTAGACGGCGTGAGTGTCAGCAGCGCATATGCGCCGATGGCCATGCTGATGCTGAAGCGGCTAAGCCACGCACACATCGCCGCCGTGAAGGCGAAGAAGGTCGACGGCGGCCCGTTAAGTAATCCCACGTAGCCCAGATGAAAGAAGGCGAAGCCCACGCAGGCAGCCACGCCGTAGACCGGTTTTAGCGTGGCCAGCGCACAGGCTGCGAACGCGATGCACAGCAGCAATGTGGGCAGCGCCCCGTAGCTGAGCGCCGTGGCATTGATGACGAGCACCGCAAGCAGCACAGTGCGCGGGTCCAGCAGCGGGGTGCGCGGGGGCATCGGCAAGTTGTGGGGCAGGCACTGGGACTGGCTCACGCTGGCGCGCGGGGGTGGAGGCGTCACAGCAGACCAGCGCTTTCAAAATGCTTGCGGCTAACCCGCACGCCGAAGAATCCGCCGATGAGCCCGGAGATGACCGCTCCCAGCACCACAGCCGCGATGGTCCACGGCTGGAAAAGATGTGACATGACGTCGGCGTACTGGGGTCCCATTTGCTCCGCAATGTCAGCGAAGTAGGCGTCCGAGTCCAGAACCAGCGGAATAAAGGGGAAGGCAATCCACATGCACAGAACGCCATAAGCCACCGGGAAGATCTTCGGAACGCTCACCCCCGTCTTGGTGATTAGCAGATCCGCAAGGAACCCCAGGCCAATGCCACCCAGCAGCGTCCAAAAGTAGTGACCCGTGAGCATAAAGACGAGACCATTGAGACCCCCGAGGATTGTCAGCGCGCCCAGCTTCGGGGTGCGCGCAACGTACAGCGCCAGCACAATGCCGTTCGCAATGATGCCGATGAACCAGCCCAGGAACATGAATTGTGGCCCCGCAAAGCCCACCATTCCGGTGGCATAGGTAACCACAAAGTAGAGCGCGGAGAAGACACCGGCGTTGATCAGGTCCCGTGTGTTCAGGCGGTGTGCACTGTTGAGGCCCGTTGGGGCCGGGGTTGGGGCTGAGGCTGCCGATGCAGGATTCGTGGTTACTGGCGTCGGAGCCGGGGTGGCGGAGTTTTTCTGAGACATAGTGAACCTCGCACGGTCTAAGAGGGAAGAATAAGAAATGCCCTATAACTAAGGACAGCCTTACTTAACTCCTTTTCGGGCGCGTTGTAAAGACCCCGGGGGTAAAAACGGTGGGCGGCCAGCCCCCGGCAGCGCGATTCCGTATGGCACCTCAGCACCGCGAACACCTCCACGGATGGGGTTGCGGCGCAAGCGCGCCCCAAACATACAAAAAAGGGACCGGCCAACCGGCCGGTCCCCTACCTCACAACGAAGGCTAAAAGCGCTACTGGGCGTTAGCCACGCGCTCCTTCAGCGCGGCGAATTGGGCGTGGACCTCGGCGGGTACGCGCTCGCCCAGGAAGGTCAGGTAGTCGCCATTGTCCTTGAGGTCGCCCTCCCACTCCGCGGGGTTGACGGCCAGGGCTTCGCGTACGTCCTCCAGATTGGCGTCGGCGCCGTCCAGGTCCAGGTCCTCGGCGCGGGCAGTAAGGCCCACGATGGTCTCATCAGCACCCACGCGGCCTTCAATGCGATCCACGATCCACTTGAGCACGCGGGAGTTCTCACCGAAGCCCGGCCACAGGAAGCGGCCATCCTCGCCACGGCGGAACCAGTTGACCAGGAAGATAGACGGCAGCTTGTCGCCGCCCTTGCGGCCCATGTCGATCCAGTTCTGCAGGTAGTCGCCCACGTTGTAGCCAATGAATGGCAGCATAGCCATCGGGTCGTGCCGCAGTGCGCCCACAGTGCCTTCCGCTGCAGCGGTCTGACCAGAGGACAGCAGCGACCCGATCATGGTGCCGTGCTCCCAAGAGTATGCCTGGGTTACCAGCGGAATGGTGGTCTTGCGGCGCCCACCAAAGAGAATGGCATCAATCTTGACCCCGCGCCAGTCGTCGTACTCCGGCGCCGCGGTGGGGCACTGGGCAATCGGCACACAATAACGCGAGTTCGGGTGCGCAGCCAGGCCGTCAGACTCCGGGGTCCAGTCATTGCCCAGCCAGTCGATGAGGTGATCCGGGGCGTCGCCGTCCATGCCTTCCCACCACACGTCACCATCATCAGTCAGTGCGACGTTGGTGAAGATGGTGTTGCCCGGCTCCATGGTCTTCATGGCAATCGGGTTAGATGCATAGTTTGTACCCGGGGCCACACCAAAGAAACCGTTCTCCGGGTTCACGGCGTAGAGGCCGTCCTCACGCAGGTGCATCCACGCAATATCATCACCCACCACCTGTGCGGACCAGCCCGGAATGGTGGGGGTGATCATGGCCAGGTTGGTCTTGCCGCAAGCGGACGGGAAGGCCGCCGCCACGTGGTAGTTCTTGCCCTCCGGGGAGGTCAGCTTCAGGATGAGCATGTGCTCCGCCATCCAGCCTTCCTCCTTAGCCATCACGGAAGCGATACGCAGCGCGTAGCACTTCTTAGCCAGGATGGCGTTGCCGCCATAGCCGGAACCGTAGGACCAAATCTCCTTGGTATCCGGGAATTGGGTGATGTACTTGGTGTCATTGCACGGCCACGCCACGTCTTCCTGACCCGGCTCCAGCGGGGCACCCACGGAGTGCAGGGCGTGCACAAAGTCGCCATTATCGCCAATCTTGGCCAGGGCTTCTGCACCCATGCGCGTCATAATGCGCATGGACAACACCACGTATGCGGAGTCCGTGAGCTGCACGCCCAGCTTCGGGTCCGGATCATTAATGGGCCCCATGCAAAACGGCACCACATACATGGTGCGCCCGCGCATGGAACCGCGGTAGACCTGCGTCATCTCCTCTTTCATCTTCACCGGATCCACCCAGTTATTGGTGGGGCCTGCGTCCTCTTCCTTTTCCGTACAGATGAAAGTACGGGACTCCACGCGGGCCACATCCGACGGGTTGGAGCGCGCCAGGTAGGAATTAGGACGCTTTTCTTCACTCAGCTTGAGCAGGGTGCCCTTGTCTACCAATTCCGCCGCGAGGCGGTCAGCCTCTTCCTGGGAGCCATCGATGACAACCACCCGCTCCGGCTGAAAGAGATCCACGCTCTCGCTAATCCACGAAATGAGCTGTTCATTCTTCGACGGAAATTCACCGACGAGGCCACGAATCTGGACGGTCATTCATCTCTCCTAGAGTGCTCGTAAGAGTTTTACCCCTCCAGACTAGTCGCTACGCAACACTTTGGGGCTAAACCAATTTCCCAATGGTTATATCCAGCCTGTTAACCTACTGTTAAAGCTCTCCACACCCAGCCCGGCCGCAAAATGCCACGAACCAAGCCACCCCAATACGGGGTTAGCGCCGCCCCAGCTCCCACATGCCTGGCACCTAACCCCGGCCCGGCACCTGGCTGGTTATATCCAGGTGACGGTGAGGGAGGAGGGCATCGGCAAGCTCAAGCACAAAAAGTGGCCAACGCCATTAGCATTCTGGGCGCTGCGCATGGACAATAGACCCAATGAATAACCCGCAGAATCGCCCGCTCCAAACGGACTTCAACACCGTCTTTGGTAATGACCTCGACTACCCGCGCCTGGGCAACGTCACCTTCCGACGCGGCACCCTGACCCCCAACCAGGAGGCCCTCTTCGCCGAGCATTGGCCGCGGCTGGGAGCAGAGCTTGCCGATGCCCGCCTGGACATCGACGCCTGGTTCGGCCGCAGAGGCGCCAAGACAATCGTAGAGATTGGCTCCGGCACCGGCACCTCCACGGCCGCCATGGCACCACTGGAGGCAGACACCAACATTATCGCCGTCGAACTGTACAAACCCGGCCTGGCCAAGCTGCTAGGCGCCGTGGTGCGCGGTGAGATTCCCAATATCCGCATGGTGCGCGGCGACGGCATGGAAGTACTCATGCGCATGATCGCCCCGGAATCCCTGGACGGCATTCGGGTCTTTTTCCCCGACCCCTGGCCCAAGGCCCGCCACCACAAGCGCCGCATTATCCAATCCGGGCCGTTAAACCTCTTTGCCTCCCGGTTAAAGAAAGGTGGCGTGCTGCACGTGGCCACGGACCACGCGGAGTACGCGGAATGGATAAACGAACTGACAGACGTCGAGCCCGCGCTGGAGTTTAAAGGCTGGCCGTGGCCAGAATGCCCACAGCTAACCGACCGCCAGGTGATAACCAAGTTTGAAGGCAAGGGCCTGGATAAAGACCACGTGATTAGCGAATACCTCTGGGAGAAGAAATAACATGCCCGGTACCTATCTGCTGGTATGGGACGCCCCCAACATGGACATGGGGCTGGGATCCATCCTGGGCGGCAGGCCCACCGCCGCCCACCGGCCGCGCTTTGATGCCCTAGGCCGGTGGGTGGTCCACCAGGCGTTTGCGCGTGAGGCCACCCCGAATGCCACCGTATTTACTAATGTCAGCCCCACCGGTGCAGAATCCATCCGCAGTTGGGTGGAGGCCATCCGCAACGTGGGCTTCGGAGTTTTTGCCAAGCCCAAGCTGACGGAAGATTCCGATGTGGACCCAGACATGCTGGACTACATCGAGTCCCACCGGGCGGATCTCACCGGCCTGACGGTGGCTAGCGCCGATGGGCAGAACTTCCAGGAACTCATCGAGGAGCTCATTGCGGAGTCCATCCCGGTTACCGTTCTGGGCTTTCGCGAGCACGCCTCCTGGGCGGTTAGCCACCCCGACATCGAGTTCGTAGACCTCGAAGACATCGAGGGCGTCTTCCGGGAGCCGCTGCCGCGTATTAGCCTGGATAACCTGCCTGAGGAAGGCGCGTGGCTGGCGCCGCTGCGCCCGCTGACCGCGCTAGTCGAGCAGCAGCGCTAGCTGGCACAGCTTCCTGGCTAGCACAGCAACTAAGCCAGCCCGGCGGCTTAAGCTGCCACCCCTTACCCTGCACATCAACCCGGAGGAGGCCCGCGTGTTTTTCAAGTGGGGAGAGTTTTCTTACCGCCACCGGCGGATAGTCCCGCTGATTGTCATAGGCGCTATTACGGCGCTCTACATGCTCTTTGGCACCCAGCTCGATAGCCGCATGAGCCAGGAGGGTTGGGATGATCCGGCCTCGGCATCGACGGCTGCAGCAAAGATTGAGCTGGAGACCTTTGGCCGCGACAACAACGGCGACGTCATCATCTTGATCGAGGACCCCGACGCCAACTTCGACGCCGCAGCCTCCTACCTGGCGGCTCTGCGCGAGGAGCACCCGGAGCAGATTAACCACATCACCAGCTACTTCGATAAACGCAACCCCAACCTGATCAGCGACGACGGCCAGCTGGCGTTTGCGGCCATCGGCCTGCGCGGGGATGCCGAACAAACCCTCAAGGACTACCGGGCCATCAAGGACTCGGTCTTTGACACGGACTTGCCCATTGAGGTCGGCGGCGCCACCGCAGTGGCCGACGCCCTTGATGACGGCATGGCCGGAGACATCGCGCGCGCCGAAAAGGCGGCGTTGCCACTGGTGGGCCTGCTACTACTGGTGGTCTTTGGCTCCGTGGTGGCAGCATTCATGCCGCTAATTGTCGGCGGCCTGTCCATCCTGGGCTCCCTGGGTATCTTGTCCATCCTGGCGGGATTCTTACAGGTCAATACCTTTGCCCAGGCAGTGGTGACCTTGCTGGGGCTGGGCTTGGCCATCGACTACGGCCTGTTTATGGTCTCGCGCTTCCGTGAGGAACTCGACGCCGGACGCGACACCAAAACCGCGGTGGCCAACACCACCGCCACGGCAGGCCAAACAGTGGTGTTTTCTGCCGCCATGGTGGCCGTGGCCCTTTCCGGGTTGTTTATCTTCCCGCAGGCCTTCTTGAAATCCGTGGCCTATGGCGCGATTTCCGCGGTGGGCCTGGCGGCATTGCTCTCCGTCACCGTACTGCCTGCGCTGTTTGGCATGCTGGGCACCAACATTGATAAATTCTCCGTCCGCCGCGCCTCCCGGCGGGCCCGCCGCGTGGAGGACACCTGGTGGTACCGCCTGCCCAAGTGGGCCATGCGCCGCGCCGGACTGGTCACCGCCGGCCTGTGTGCCCTGCTCATCGCACTGACCTTGCCGATGATCTCCATGAGCTTCGGCGGTATCAACGAGACCTACTTGCCACCCAACCACTCCACCCGCCAGGCCCAAGACCGCTTCAACGAAGAGTTTCCCGCCTTCCGCACCGAACCTGTCAAGCTCGTGGTCACCGGCGCCACCAACCCCCAATTGGTAGACGTCTACCTGCAGGTGCGCGACATCGAGGGCTTGACCCAGCCCATGTCCCCGTCCTCCCCCACCAAGGACGGCACCACAGTGCTCTCCGCTGGCATCGCAGACCGCGCCGACTACACCCGCATTGTCCACGAACTCGAAGCCGTCACCGCCCCGGAGGGCGTGGACCTCTACGTCGGCGGCACCCCCGCCATGGAAGTCGAATCCCTCGACGCCCTCATTGAGAAGCTGCCCTGGATGGCGCTCTACATTGTCCTAGCCACCTTCGTGCTCATGGCGTTAGTCTTCGGTTCACTGGTGCTCCCGGCCAAGGCGATTATCATGACGCTGCTCACCGCCGGGGCCACCCTGGGTATCCTCACCGGCATGTTCGTAATGGGCTTTGGCGCCGACGCCCTCAACTTCACCCCCGGCCCGCTCATGTCCCCCGTGCTAGTGCTCATCATCGCCATCATCTACGGGCTTTCCACCGACTACGAGGTCTTCTTGGTCTCCCGCATGGTCGAGGCCCGCCGCAACGGCTACTCCACCGACGAGTCCATCGCCCGCGGCACCGCCCACACCGGCGGCATTATCACCGCCGCAGCCCTGATCATGATTGTCGTCGCCGGCGCCTTCGGCTTCTCCGACATCGTGATGATGAAGTACATCGCCTTCGGCATGATCTTCGCCCTCTTTTTGGATGCCACCATCGTGCGCATGTTGCTGGTCCCCGCCGTCATGCACCTACTGCGGGAGGACAACTGGTGGGCCCCGCGCCTGGTCCAGCGCGCCTATGAGCGCCTCGGTCACGGCTCTGCCACCCCCACAGCAGAGCCTGCCGATGCCCCGCCTGCCGATACCCCCTCCCCCGTCACCGTCGCAGCCCCCACCGCAACCCCTGCCGCAGAGGTAACTGCAGAGCTGTGGGATGCAGGGGCATCGGCAAGCTCTGCAAATGCGCCGTTACCGGCAGACGCGGACCCTGAGGGCGAATGGACAGTTGCGGACACGGTCCCGCGCGCGGCCACCGAGGCCGCCCGCGGCGGGCGCACCACCACCAACGACTCAGACCTCATCCCCTTTAGCGAACTGCTCAAACGCCTCGAAAACGACCAACGGTAGGGGCCAGCGTGGAGAAAAGAAAGCTCCTATCCTGGTGCATCTCCCTGGGCATTCTGGCTGCCCTGGGCTGGTTTTTCCGCGAGGAGCTCGACTTCTTGCAAGAGGGCTTGCGGCGCCTGCGCCACGCTGAGCTGGGGCCAGTTCTGCTGGTAACCGTGTTTTCTTTCGGCGGAGTGGCCGCCATGAGCCAGGTGATGCGCCTGCTGCTCGCCGCCGGAGACAACCGCGTGCCGCTGCGCGAGACCTTCGCCATCTCCATGGCATCTAACGCCTGGTCCACTACCTTGCCGGCTGGTCCGGCGTTTGCGGCCGTGCTGACTTTCCAGGTTCAGCGGCGCTGGGGTGCTTCCGTCGCGCTGTGCAGCTACTTCCTGTTTATCTCCGCCCTGGTCTCTTCGATGTGGCTGGCGCTCATTGGCATTGCGGGGGTGTTCTTCCTCAAGGTAGACATGGCGCTGGGCTCCTTGTTGGCGACAGTGGCACTCATGATGGTGGCCATGGCGGTGATCTTTTGGATGACCGAACACCCGGCGGAGGTCTCCCGCTGGCTGGGGCGGCGCTCTTTCCGGGGTGCGCGGCGTCTAGCTGCAGAGATGCAGCACTTCCACGGCATTCACCTCAGCCGCTGGGCTTTTAGCCGCGTGGCCACCTGGTCGCTGCTCCACCGGCTTTTGGACTTGCTGGCGCTGTGGGCTTCCGTATGGGCGGTCACCGGTCAGCCGCCGCTGTTCCACGCAGCGGAGAACCACACCACCATCGCCGGAGTGGCACTGGCTTACCTCACCGCTAAATTAGCTGGCTCCGCGCAAGTTACGCCTGCTGGCCTGGGCACTGTTGAGGCCGCCATTATCACCCCACTGGTGGCCACCGGGCTTACCGCCGTGGATGCCACCTCCGCCGCGGTCATTTACCGCCTCATTTCCTTTGCCCTGGTGACTATCATTGGATGGATCATTTACTTCGCCCACTACGCCCGCCAGGGTTTGACTTACCAGGCCCTCAACCGAAAGGACTGACATGCGTCCCGCCCCCTTATTCGACATCTGCGCCCTGATACTTTTTGCCCTCTTCGCCCGCGCCGCCCACCCGCCTTTTACCTTCTCCGGAGCCGTGGACGCCTTCTGGCCGTGGGCGGTGGGCGCGCTGGTGGGCTGGGGCATAGTCAGCGTCGTGCGTCCCAAGAATGATTATGGCGAAGGTGCCATTGTGTGGCCGTGTGCCATCGGCATTGGCATGCTGCTGTGGATTCTGGTCAACGGCCACCTCCCCCACTACACATTCCTGCTGGTGGCCTCCATCATGAGCTTCCTGCTGATGTTCGGTTGGCGCGTTATCGCCATGCGTCGCAATGCACGCGGCGCGCGAAATGCGAGCAGCTCGCGAAATGCCGGCAGCGCCCGGCCCACGGATAACCCCCGCCCCACGCGTCGCCCGCGGCGTCAGTAACTCCCGCCCCACGCGGCGCCCGCGTCGCTAAGACCCCCTACGATGGTGGCCAACCGTGACCCATTTTCCGCGCAAACACGACTTCGCGGTATGGGTGGGGAGGGGCCTTCGCGCAGAAAACGCGTCACGGTAGGGTTCTCGGCGGCCGACGTTGAGCCTCACGGGACTCGTGGGGCAGGTGGTCTTAGACAGCGGAGAAATACCGCGAATGCGACTGCCGCAGGTGGTCTTCACTCTCGCTGGCGATGGCCACGATCTCCAAGTCCGGGTTATCGTTAGTTCGATCCAGCTCCAAGCGCTTCAATGTCGCCTCGCGCAGCGAATCGAATTTTATAACATTCAAGCCACCTGACCTGCGATGATACTTAATGAGAAAAGCCGGCATTATTCGATCCTTTCTAGCGTTTAGCTGGCACTCGTTGCTGCTTAAGCTCAGCATGCAAGCCATCCAACACGCGATAGGCTTCTTCGGACAGCTTACACGGCTTCTCTCGGTACCAATGATTTTCGCCGCCCGCAAGGCCTTCCACCTTGGCCACGAGCATTGAGGCCTTTTGAAGCGCCTGAACCATCTGGCCCGCGCCTGGAGGCATGTCCGCACCCTCATGGAGGTAGCGGATTTCCCGACCATATAGATCAGCGGCTTCCTCGTAGAGGTTCGCCCATTTGGATTGCAGTGCCGTGCGGATTTGCAGTTCACTACGCCCGGCGGTCGAACGGATATGAAGATGGATTGCCCGGTAGCCTGAATGGGGCGCATCACGAAAATCCTTGATGTCCACGCGCTTAGCGCCGAAAGCTTCAAGGTCTGCTTTGAAGGATTCGGCTATTGCAGCCTGCTGAGACAAGGACAGATCGCAATCAAATCG
Coding sequences within:
- a CDS encoding phosphoenolpyruvate carboxykinase (GTP) — its product is MTVQIRGLVGEFPSKNEQLISWISESVDLFQPERVVVIDGSQEEADRLAAELVDKGTLLKLSEEKRPNSYLARSNPSDVARVESRTFICTEKEEDAGPTNNWVDPVKMKEEMTQVYRGSMRGRTMYVVPFCMGPINDPDPKLGVQLTDSAYVVLSMRIMTRMGAEALAKIGDNGDFVHALHSVGAPLEPGQEDVAWPCNDTKYITQFPDTKEIWSYGSGYGGNAILAKKCYALRIASVMAKEEGWMAEHMLILKLTSPEGKNYHVAAAFPSACGKTNLAMITPTIPGWSAQVVGDDIAWMHLREDGLYAVNPENGFFGVAPGTNYASNPIAMKTMEPGNTIFTNVALTDDGDVWWEGMDGDAPDHLIDWLGNDWTPESDGLAAHPNSRYCVPIAQCPTAAPEYDDWRGVKIDAILFGGRRKTTIPLVTQAYSWEHGTMIGSLLSSGQTAAAEGTVGALRHDPMAMLPFIGYNVGDYLQNWIDMGRKGGDKLPSIFLVNWFRRGEDGRFLWPGFGENSRVLKWIVDRIEGRVGADETIVGLTARAEDLDLDGADANLEDVREALAVNPAEWEGDLKDNGDYLTFLGERVPAEVHAQFAALKERVANAQ
- a CDS encoding NYN domain-containing protein; translation: MPGTYLLVWDAPNMDMGLGSILGGRPTAAHRPRFDALGRWVVHQAFAREATPNATVFTNVSPTGAESIRSWVEAIRNVGFGVFAKPKLTEDSDVDPDMLDYIESHRADLTGLTVASADGQNFQELIEELIAESIPVTVLGFREHASWAVSHPDIEFVDLEDIEGVFREPLPRISLDNLPEEGAWLAPLRPLTALVEQQR
- a CDS encoding GTP pyrophosphokinase — its product is MGRFLFGRSAPYWFHKHRYIGRKSDVGGAMQLANAQEFLRQGPPFSKSRVNREADKWRDGLDYDPEPIEEFLAFNALHAEALLGGARHTISSLLINVADNADQSVRPNTRAYSLSARVKTKSVLLEKLRRMGGTPLLNVHDVAGIRFDCDLSLSQQAAIAESFKADLEAFGAKRVDIKDFRDAPHSGYRAIHLHIRSTAGRSELQIRTALQSKWANLYEEAADLYGREIRYLHEGADMPPGAGQMVQALQKASMLVAKVEGLAGGENHWYREKPCKLSEEAYRVLDGLHAELKQQRVPAKR
- the trmB gene encoding tRNA (guanosine(46)-N7)-methyltransferase TrmB, with the translated sequence MNNPQNRPLQTDFNTVFGNDLDYPRLGNVTFRRGTLTPNQEALFAEHWPRLGAELADARLDIDAWFGRRGAKTIVEIGSGTGTSTAAMAPLEADTNIIAVELYKPGLAKLLGAVVRGEIPNIRMVRGDGMEVLMRMIAPESLDGIRVFFPDPWPKARHHKRRIIQSGPLNLFASRLKKGGVLHVATDHAEYAEWINELTDVEPALEFKGWPWPECPQLTDRQVITKFEGKGLDKDHVISEYLWEKK
- a CDS encoding MptD family putative ECF transporter S component — translated: MSQKNSATPAPTPVTTNPASAASAPTPAPTGLNSAHRLNTRDLINAGVFSALYFVVTYATGMVGFAGPQFMFLGWFIGIIANGIVLALYVARTPKLGALTILGGLNGLVFMLTGHYFWTLLGGIGLGFLADLLITKTGVSVPKIFPVAYGVLCMWIAFPFIPLVLDSDAYFADIAEQMGPQYADVMSHLFQPWTIAAVVLGAVISGLIGGFFGVRVSRKHFESAGLL
- a CDS encoding energy-coupling factor transporter transmembrane component T; the protein is MTPPPPRASVSQSQCLPHNLPMPPRTPLLDPRTVLLAVLVINATALSYGALPTLLLCIAFAACALATLKPVYGVAACVGFAFFHLGYVGLLNGPPSTFFAFTAAMCAWLSRFSISMAIGAYALLTLTPSTLNSALRRMRLPAWVVIPVVVFVRIVPIIVTEARAIRDAMVLRGLQPGLRSWLAHPARAAAMLVIPLLGAVVRTGDELAASAMVRGLGAPVAPSTTVPLAFKLADALAAATLALIIVSTVLPVSEWAVALASVRAGVGQ
- a CDS encoding lysylphosphatidylglycerol synthase transmembrane domain-containing protein — protein: MEKRKLLSWCISLGILAALGWFFREELDFLQEGLRRLRHAELGPVLLVTVFSFGGVAAMSQVMRLLLAAGDNRVPLRETFAISMASNAWSTTLPAGPAFAAVLTFQVQRRWGASVALCSYFLFISALVSSMWLALIGIAGVFFLKVDMALGSLLATVALMMVAMAVIFWMTEHPAEVSRWLGRRSFRGARRLAAEMQHFHGIHLSRWAFSRVATWSLLHRLLDLLALWASVWAVTGQPPLFHAAENHTTIAGVALAYLTAKLAGSAQVTPAGLGTVEAAIITPLVATGLTAVDATSAAVIYRLISFALVTIIGWIIYFAHYARQGLTYQALNRKD
- a CDS encoding DUF3054 domain-containing protein, encoding MRPAPLFDICALILFALFARAAHPPFTFSGAVDAFWPWAVGALVGWGIVSVVRPKNDYGEGAIVWPCAIGIGMLLWILVNGHLPHYTFLLVASIMSFLLMFGWRVIAMRRNARGARNASSSRNAGSARPTDNPRPTRRPRRQ
- a CDS encoding MMPL family transporter encodes the protein MFFKWGEFSYRHRRIVPLIVIGAITALYMLFGTQLDSRMSQEGWDDPASASTAAAKIELETFGRDNNGDVIILIEDPDANFDAAASYLAALREEHPEQINHITSYFDKRNPNLISDDGQLAFAAIGLRGDAEQTLKDYRAIKDSVFDTDLPIEVGGATAVADALDDGMAGDIARAEKAALPLVGLLLLVVFGSVVAAFMPLIVGGLSILGSLGILSILAGFLQVNTFAQAVVTLLGLGLAIDYGLFMVSRFREELDAGRDTKTAVANTTATAGQTVVFSAAMVAVALSGLFIFPQAFLKSVAYGAISAVGLAALLSVTVLPALFGMLGTNIDKFSVRRASRRARRVEDTWWYRLPKWAMRRAGLVTAGLCALLIALTLPMISMSFGGINETYLPPNHSTRQAQDRFNEEFPAFRTEPVKLVVTGATNPQLVDVYLQVRDIEGLTQPMSPSSPTKDGTTVLSAGIADRADYTRIVHELEAVTAPEGVDLYVGGTPAMEVESLDALIEKLPWMALYIVLATFVLMALVFGSLVLPAKAIIMTLLTAGATLGILTGMFVMGFGADALNFTPGPLMSPVLVLIIAIIYGLSTDYEVFLVSRMVEARRNGYSTDESIARGTAHTGGIITAAALIMIVVAGAFGFSDIVMMKYIAFGMIFALFLDATIVRMLLVPAVMHLLREDNWWAPRLVQRAYERLGHGSATPTAEPADAPPADTPSPVTVAAPTATPAAEVTAELWDAGASASSANAPLPADADPEGEWTVADTVPRAATEAARGGRTTTNDSDLIPFSELLKRLENDQR